The genomic DNA CCTTCAACGCGTCCGCCGACATGACGGCGAAGGGCGCCAAGCGCGCCGCCCGCTCCCTGGCGGACTACGTCCGCGGCGCGTGGTCGGTCAACGACGACGAGCACCAGCAGTCCAAGGTGCAGTACCTGCGCGGGGATTCGGCCACGTGGTCGGCGGTCGCCGCGACCTACGACAACGGCGCGGGCAACGTCACGACGGCCGTCGCCGTGAAGTGGTTCCCGGGCAGCGGCACGGACGGCGCCTCGCTCAAATCCTGGTACCAGATCCACTCCGGCGCCTTCGATCTCCTGGATCTGCAGGAGTGGGCGACCGCCGGCTTCGACACCCGGGGCTGGCGATCGCGGCACAGCGGCGTCGAGTCCTTCGACACGCAGGCCGCGTACCAGGACGCGCTCCGCCGCCGCGTCGGTATCGGTACGTCCTCAGCAGCGCTCGCGCTGCTCGGCAAGGCCAAGGCGATGAAGAACGTCGGCGACCTCGACGCCTTCATCCGCACGTACATGCTGGACCGGCCGCAGACCTACGCCCGCGCCGAGCGCCTCGTGGAGAACTTCACCCAGCTCGACGAGGCGTACCGGGCCGCGGCACGCGCGGAAGCGCAGGAGAAGGTCCTGCGGCCCATGCCGGAGGCCTACGAGACGTACCGCTCCGCCACCGTCGGGACCACCCGCGCTGCGGACCTGCTCGGCGCGCCCGTGCGGTCCTACCTGCGCGGGCACAAGCTGCGCCTGCTGCAGGAGCAGATGGACCGCATCGAGGGCGAGCGCGCCGGCATGGACGCGCAGATCGCCCACTGGGAGGACCGGGCCGAGGAGCGCAAGATGCGCTACAACGACCTGCTGCACCGGCTCCGGCAGGAGCAGGGCGAGGTCGGCGTCCTCGAGGCCGAGCTCCAGTCCCGCGAGCTCCAGACCCAGGCCCGCCAACGCGCCTACGAGCGCTTCGCCGCCGCCGTCGAGAAGCTCGGCGAGCGGGCGCCGGAGTCGGCGGAGGAGTTCGCCGCGCTGCGCGAACAGGTCCCCGGTATCCGCGACCGCGCCACCGAGGCCGCCGAGGCACTCGCCGCGCGCGTGCACTCCGCGTACACGGACGAGTCGGACGCGCGCCGCGCCGTCGAGGCCGTCGACGACGAGCTCTCCGTCCTGGATCGCCGGGCCTCGCTGCTGCCGCCCGCTCTGCTCGACCAGCGCGACGTGATCGCCCGCGCCACCGGGGTTCCCGCCGAGGAGCTGCCGTACGCGGCGGAGCTGATCGACGTCGAGCCCGCGGAGCAGGCGACGTGGGCGGGCGCCGCCGAACGCGTCCTGCGGCCGCTGGCCACGACGCTGCTCGTGCCCGCCGAGCACCAGCGCGCGGTCGCCGACTACGTCAACGCCAACCGCGTCCACGGCGTGCTCACCTACCAGGTGGTCGACGGTGCCGACCCCACCCGCCCGGAGCCCGGGTCGCTGGCCGCCAAGCTCACGGTCGATACGTCGACCGCGGCCGGACGCTGGCTGGCGGGCGCGGTCGCCCGCGCCGCCCGGCACACCTGCGTGGACTCCCCCGCCGAACTGGAGAAGCACGAGCAGGCCGTGACCCCGGAGGGACTGGTCAAGAACGCGGGCGGCCGGTTCCGCAAGGACGATCGCCGCGCCGTCGCCGACCGTTCGCAGTGGGTGCTCGGCACCAACACCGGCAGCAAGCGCGAAGCCCTGCAGCGCCGTCGCGACGAACTGGCGGCGGTGCACGCCAAGGCCGCCGAGGCGTCCGCGACGCTGCGCGACGACCTCGCCGAGCACAAGGCGGTCGCGGACAGCGCGGCCGGGGTGCTGGGTTACACGTCGTGGGCCGAACTCGACCACTGGGCGGCGAAGGCCGAGGCCGAGGAGCTGGCCGATCGGATCTCCGACGCCCGTTCCGGCAACGCGAACCTCGGAGAGCTCGAGCTCCAGGCCGACAACGCGTACGGCGAACTGGCCGAGGCGCAGACCCGGATCGGTGCGCTCACGGAGACCATGAACCGCGCCGGGACCGAGTTCGACGATCTCCTCGCCGAGTTCGAGAAGATCGACGCCGAGAGCGCGCCGAAGCTCACCGAGGAGGACGAGGACTTCCTGGCGACCGCGCTGTGGCACCTGCTCACCGGAGATGAGCCGCGCCGCCTGACGCTGGAGAACTTCGGCGAGGTCCGCGCCGACCTCCGCGCCGAGTTGGAGCGCCAGCAGGCGGCGGCCACCGCGGAACGGGACGCGGCCGAGGCGCGGATAGTGCGCACCGCGGAGCAGTTCCTGCGTGAGTGGCCCGACGCCTCGACCGAGCTGTCCGCCGATGTGGCGTCCGCCCCGGACTTCGTCGCCGTGCACGAGAACCTCGTCGCGCACGGGCTGGCTGCTGCGACGGAGAAGTTCCGGCGGCTCATCACGACCGACGTCAGCCACTCGGTGTCGAACCTGTTCAAGGAGGTCGACGACACGCACCGCGCGATCACCCGCGGTATCGCCGACGTCAACGCGGGCCTGCGCCGGGTGGAGTTCAACGAGGGCACCTACCTGCAGATCGCCTACGCCGCCCGGCCGACACCGGAGGCACAGGAGTTCGCGAAACTCGTCGACGAGATGGTTCGCGACGCCCCCGCCGCGAAGCGGGCGGAACCCGCGGCGATGGCCGCGCAGTTCAAACGGATCCGCGGCCTGGTGCTGCGGCTCACCGGCGACGACCCCGAATCGCGACGCTGGACGGAGAACGTCCTCGACGTCCGCACCGGATACTCGTTCTACGGCCGCGAGAACGCCGTCGGCGCAGAGCCGGACGCCCCCGCGGTGGTCACCTACCGCAACACCGCGACCAACTCGGGCGGCGAGCAGGAGAAGCTGGTCGCCTTCTGCCTGGCGGCGGCACTGAGCTTCGCCCTCGGCAGCCACGGGATCGACGGATCGAACGAGCCGGCGTTCGCGCCGCTCATGCTCGACGAGGCGTTCAGCAAATCCGACGAGCGGTTCTCCGCACAGTCGCTGCGGGCCTTCGAGCAGTTCGGCTTCCAGCTCATCATCGCCGCGCCGATCCGCATGGTCGGCATCGTGGAGCCCTTCATCGGGCAGGTGATCCTGGTGGACAAGCAGGTCACGCCCGACGGTGCCCGCTCGGACGCCCGGTACGCCACGTTCGGCGAGCTGACCCCGTCGCGCTGACCGGCCCGCGGATCGCGGACGTCAGTCGGCCGCCGCGCGGTGCGCGCGGGGCGAGCGTCCGAACCGCCGGCGGAACGCGGTGCTGAACGCGCTCGCCGAGCCGTAGCCCACCGAGTCCGCGATGAAGGAGATCCCGCGGCTCGCCCAGCGCGGATCGGTGAGCCGGTCCCGGGCCAGATCGAGTCGCTCCCCGCGCACCGCGTCGGAGAAGGTCTCGCCCGTGCGCGAGAGCACCGCCTGGATGTGCCGGGCGGACCAGCCGACGGCCGCGGCGACCCCGGCCAGGCTGAGGTCCGGCTCGGTGGCGTGCGCCCGGACGTGCCGGAGCACCGCGGCCCGGACCTCGCCGTCGGCGGTACCGGCACCGTCGGACTCCCCGCTCGCGGCCAGGCAGAACAGGTCCACGGCGCGGTCGCAGGCGGCGTCGAACTCCGCCGCGGTGAGCCGGTCGCGCTCGTCGATGAGCGCCGCCGCGAGGTCGCGGGTGACCCGGCCCAGCCCGCGGCCGCCGCGCAGCCGCACGCCCTCCTTGGCGACCGAGCCGAGCGTCCGGGCGACGCGATGCTCGGGGATGAGCAGAGCGAGCGCGGAGACGTCGTCGTCGTGCGCCAGGACGAACGGCGAGTCGATGGAGACGAGGACCATCTCCCCCGGTGTCAGAGCGTCCTCGGTGACGTCGCCGCCGACGTGCAGGGCGCCCTTCAGGGGCATGAACAGCTCGTAGTGGCCGCGGGGATCGTTGCGGATGCCGCGCGCATCGCGCCGCACGTGCTCGCGCTGGCTGGTCCACGACACCAGCTGGTACTCGTCGGTGCGCTGGCGCAGGACGTCGCCGCGGTAGCCGTCGCCGTGGAAGGAGATGTCGAACTCGCCGTGGACGCCGCTGCACCAGTCCCGCCACGCGCCGTGGGCGCGCGCCCCGGTGAGCCTCCGCTCGGCCCCGGTGACCAGGCCGTCGATGGTGTACGGCACGCCCTGCTCCTCCCTTCCCCGCGGCGCGTGCGCCTGCGCGAAAGAACCGTGCGCGCGGGCGAACGTTCCGCCGGCACGCGCTTCCTACCTTCGATTGTGACACTCGTCACCACCGGGCCGGCCCGGTGCACCGTCGAACAAGGAGGACCGATGACCGAACAGACCGTGACCGCGCCCGCGCTCGGCGAACTGCTCGCGGAGGCACC from Tsukamurella paurometabola includes the following:
- a CDS encoding ATP-binding protein; the encoded protein is MTRKHLGQYRLTRLQVVNWGTFDGYKDFPIDERGVILTGPSGSGKSSLMDAHSVVLLPTYDQSFNASADMTAKGAKRAARSLADYVRGAWSVNDDEHQQSKVQYLRGDSATWSAVAATYDNGAGNVTTAVAVKWFPGSGTDGASLKSWYQIHSGAFDLLDLQEWATAGFDTRGWRSRHSGVESFDTQAAYQDALRRRVGIGTSSAALALLGKAKAMKNVGDLDAFIRTYMLDRPQTYARAERLVENFTQLDEAYRAAARAEAQEKVLRPMPEAYETYRSATVGTTRAADLLGAPVRSYLRGHKLRLLQEQMDRIEGERAGMDAQIAHWEDRAEERKMRYNDLLHRLRQEQGEVGVLEAELQSRELQTQARQRAYERFAAAVEKLGERAPESAEEFAALREQVPGIRDRATEAAEALAARVHSAYTDESDARRAVEAVDDELSVLDRRASLLPPALLDQRDVIARATGVPAEELPYAAELIDVEPAEQATWAGAAERVLRPLATTLLVPAEHQRAVADYVNANRVHGVLTYQVVDGADPTRPEPGSLAAKLTVDTSTAAGRWLAGAVARAARHTCVDSPAELEKHEQAVTPEGLVKNAGGRFRKDDRRAVADRSQWVLGTNTGSKREALQRRRDELAAVHAKAAEASATLRDDLAEHKAVADSAAGVLGYTSWAELDHWAAKAEAEELADRISDARSGNANLGELELQADNAYGELAEAQTRIGALTETMNRAGTEFDDLLAEFEKIDAESAPKLTEEDEDFLATALWHLLTGDEPRRLTLENFGEVRADLRAELERQQAAATAERDAAEARIVRTAEQFLREWPDASTELSADVASAPDFVAVHENLVAHGLAAATEKFRRLITTDVSHSVSNLFKEVDDTHRAITRGIADVNAGLRRVEFNEGTYLQIAYAARPTPEAQEFAKLVDEMVRDAPAAKRAEPAAMAAQFKRIRGLVLRLTGDDPESRRWTENVLDVRTGYSFYGRENAVGAEPDAPAVVTYRNTATNSGGEQEKLVAFCLAAALSFALGSHGIDGSNEPAFAPLMLDEAFSKSDERFSAQSLRAFEQFGFQLIIAAPIRMVGIVEPFIGQVILVDKQVTPDGARSDARYATFGELTPSR
- a CDS encoding helix-turn-helix transcriptional regulator, which produces MPYTIDGLVTGAERRLTGARAHGAWRDWCSGVHGEFDISFHGDGYRGDVLRQRTDEYQLVSWTSQREHVRRDARGIRNDPRGHYELFMPLKGALHVGGDVTEDALTPGEMVLVSIDSPFVLAHDDDVSALALLIPEHRVARTLGSVAKEGVRLRGGRGLGRVTRDLAAALIDERDRLTAAEFDAACDRAVDLFCLAASGESDGAGTADGEVRAAVLRHVRAHATEPDLSLAGVAAAVGWSARHIQAVLSRTGETFSDAVRGERLDLARDRLTDPRWASRGISFIADSVGYGSASAFSTAFRRRFGRSPRAHRAAAD